One window of Epinephelus fuscoguttatus linkage group LG9, E.fuscoguttatus.final_Chr_v1 genomic DNA carries:
- the LOC125895008 gene encoding neuronal acetylcholine receptor subunit non-alpha-2-like — translation MKLAVLLLLLCPLSLADIPAQSEFVSLAEMEDALLKNLFQGYQRWVRPIQHANDTVRVRFGLKISQLVDVDEKNQLMTTNVWLLQEWIDYKLRWNPDKYGGITSIRVPSENIWLPDIVLYENADGRFEGSLMTKAIVKFNGAITWTPPASYKSACTMDVTFFPFDRQNCTMKFGSWTYDGNMVDLVLIDNQVDRKDFFDNGEWEILSATGARGNRKDDMYSYPFITYSFILKRLPLFYTLFLIIPCLGLSFLTVLVFYLPSDEGEKLSLSTSVLVSLTVFLLVIEEIIPSSSKVIPLIGEYLLFIMIFVTLSIIVTVFVINVHHRSSATYHPMSPWVRNLFLQKLPRLLCMRGHTDRYHYPELAPESPELKPRSGRKGGQKANSGAHGQTTSEGKEDEAWATMLDKAIYSVRYISRHIRKEHFIREVVQDWKFVAQVLDRIFLWAFLTVSVLGTVLIFTPALYMFLKIPPPTASEDPPSH, via the exons ATGAAGTTGGcggtcctcctcctcctcctctgcccgcTGTCCCTCGCCGACATCCCCG CTCAGAGTGAGTTTGTATCCTTGGCGGAGATGGAGGACGCCCTGCTGAAGAACCTTTTCCAAGGCTACCAGCGCTGGGTCAGGCCCATCCAGCACGCCAACGACACTGTGAGGGTGCGCTTCGGACTCAAGATCTCCCAGCTGGTTGATGTG GATGAGAAGAACCAGCTAATGACAACTAACGTTTGGCTTCTTCAg GAGTGGATCGATTACAAGCTGCGATGGAATCCAGACAAATATGGAGGAATCACTTCTATCAGAGTCCCGTCTGAAAATATCTGGCTCCCAGACATCGTCCTCTATGAGAA TGCTGACGGGCGGTTCGAGGGCTCCCTGATGACCAAAGCCATCGTCAAGTTCAATGGTGCCATCACCTGGACGCCACCTGCCAGTTACAAATCTGCCTGCACTATGGACGTCACCTTCTTCCCCTTCGACCGCCAGAACTGCACCATGAAGTTTGGCTCTTGGACATACGATGGCAACATGGTGGACCTGGTGTTGATAGACAACCAGGTAGACCGGAAGGACTTCTTCGATAATGGGGAGTGGGAGATCCTTAGCGCCACTGGTGCCAGAGGGAACAGGAAGGATGACATGTATTCGTACCCCTTCATCACTTATTCCTTCATTCTGAAGAGGTTGCCATTGTTCTACACACTCTTCCTCATCATCCCATGTTTGGGTTTGTCTTTTCTGACCGTCCTGGTGTTTTACCTTCCCTCGGATGAGGGCGAGAAGCTGTCACTCTCCACCTCTGTCCTTGTGTCGCTCACTGTGTTCCTCCTGGTCATAGAAGAAatcatcccctcctcctccaagGTGATCCCGCTTATCGGAGAGTATTTGCTTTTCATTATGATCTTCGTCACACTTTCAATCATCGTCACTGTCTTCGTCATCAACGTGCACCACCGCTCCTCAGCCACTTACCACCCCATGTCGCCGTGGGTTCGTAACCTCTTCCTTCAGAAATTGCCGAGGTTGCTCTGCATGCGTGGACACACCGACCGCTACCACTATCCAGAGCTGGCTCCTGAGAGCCCCGAGCTGAAGCCTCGTTCAGGTCGGAAAGGAGGCCAGAAGGCAAACAGCGGAGCTCACGGACAAACGACTTCTGAGGGGAAGGAGGATGAGGCCTGGGCGACCATGTTGGACAAGGCTATCTATTCAGTGCGCTACATAAGCAGACATATCCgcaaggaacacttcatccgtGAG GTGGTCCAAGACTGGAAGTTTGTGGCCCAGGTGTTAGACAGGATCTTCTTGTGGGCTTTCCTCACCGTCTCAGTTCTGGGCACCGTCCTCATCTTCACTCCAGCTCTGTACATGTTTTTGAAAATCCCTCCTCCAACAGCAAGTGAGGATCCACCTTCACACTAG